One genomic window of Methanosalsum zhilinae DSM 4017 includes the following:
- a CDS encoding 4Fe-4S binding protein yields MSSLEQKPDCIKCERCIVSCPKDALWF; encoded by the coding sequence GTGAGTTCACTGGAACAAAAGCCTGACTGCATCAAATGTGAGAGATGTATTGTCAGTTGTCCAAAAGACGCACTTTGGTTCTGA
- a CDS encoding NAD(P)/FAD-dependent oxidoreductase: MKDEYDVVVVGAGPAGSIAAKNAALKGLDVLLIEKRQEIGDPVRCAEGVGKFNLRQHIEPDPRWICADMKGSRIYSPDGTIIEMAEEIAGGEVGYVLERKVFDRALAFEAAVAGAEVQVKTRATGLLIEDGFVRGVQLMQFGEEYTVRAKIVIAADGVESKVARWAGIDTTLKLKDIETCAQYLITGTEIDPGYCHFYLGNEVAPSGYIWIFPKGEKMANVGIGILGSESNDQQRAIDYLNRFVEKNMPEGKIIEMVVGGVPVCGSIEKTIANGLMVVGDAARQSDPITGGGIINAMDAGKIAAEVAAEAIEAGDVSEKMLMNYEKRWKATIGKEIDCSLIVKNNFINFTDKQLNSLAYSLKDVNFTSMSLMDLLFALFKANKKLLWDLRVIFKDVLKNEMDFKYRSEIKSETSD; the protein is encoded by the coding sequence ATGAAAGATGAATATGATGTGGTTGTTGTGGGAGCAGGCCCTGCTGGCTCTATTGCTGCCAAGAACGCGGCCCTGAAAGGTCTTGATGTTTTGCTTATTGAAAAAAGGCAGGAGATCGGAGATCCTGTCAGATGTGCAGAAGGTGTGGGTAAATTCAATCTCAGGCAGCATATAGAACCTGATCCCAGGTGGATATGTGCAGATATGAAAGGATCACGCATTTACTCTCCTGACGGAACAATAATAGAGATGGCTGAGGAGATTGCAGGAGGAGAAGTCGGTTATGTTCTTGAACGCAAGGTTTTTGACAGGGCGCTTGCCTTTGAAGCTGCTGTCGCCGGTGCAGAGGTGCAGGTAAAGACCAGGGCAACAGGACTTCTGATAGAGGATGGTTTTGTCCGGGGAGTACAGCTGATGCAGTTTGGAGAGGAGTATACAGTCCGGGCAAAGATAGTTATCGCAGCTGATGGTGTGGAATCAAAGGTCGCACGATGGGCCGGGATCGATACCACCCTGAAACTGAAGGATATTGAAACATGTGCCCAGTACCTGATCACAGGAACTGAGATTGATCCGGGTTACTGCCACTTCTATCTGGGCAATGAAGTTGCACCATCCGGCTACATATGGATATTTCCCAAGGGAGAAAAAATGGCCAATGTGGGAATTGGAATACTTGGCAGTGAATCCAATGATCAGCAGAGGGCCATTGACTATCTCAACCGTTTTGTGGAAAAGAACATGCCTGAGGGTAAAATAATAGAAATGGTTGTCGGTGGAGTTCCTGTCTGCGGTTCCATTGAGAAGACCATTGCAAACGGCCTGATGGTTGTAGGAGACGCTGCAAGGCAATCAGATCCGATCACAGGTGGAGGGATAATCAATGCAATGGATGCAGGAAAGATCGCAGCAGAGGTTGCAGCTGAAGCTATTGAAGCCGGTGATGTATCAGAAAAAATGCTGATGAACTATGAAAAGCGCTGGAAGGCAACTATTGGAAAGGAAATCGATTGCAGTCTCATTGTCAAGAACAACTTTATCAATTTTACCGATAAGCAGTTGAATTCACTGGCCTATTCATTAAAAGATGTGAATTTTACCAGCATGAGCCTGATGGACCTCCTGTTTGCTCTGTTTAAGGCCAACAAGAAACTCCTGTGGGATCTGCGAGTGATATTCAAGGATGTTTTGAAGAATGAAATGGATTTCAAGTATAGATCAGAAATCAAATCAGAAACTTCTGATTGA
- the cofC gene encoding 2-phospho-L-lactate guanylyltransferase, whose translation MRAVIPYKKENAKSRLSSVLDLHEREEFVELMLKDVFNTLRSAGIENIDVLTTSRASIAPDLDVGIIENEKGLNEAINQYLASIDEPVLIAMADLPLLAPCQVMDITEKQTDVVIVPGKGGGTNIIRIMQPSRFHVKYYGSSFLNHYAIAQECGMSVHVYDSFRASTDIDEPQDLVELLVHGSGLAKEYIKERFSMRSGKGRVAILSDTCRIASE comes from the coding sequence ATGAGAGCTGTAATCCCCTACAAGAAAGAGAATGCAAAATCACGATTATCTTCTGTTCTGGATCTTCACGAGCGTGAGGAATTTGTGGAACTTATGTTAAAGGATGTGTTCAATACACTCAGATCAGCAGGTATTGAGAACATAGATGTTCTTACAACCAGCCGTGCCAGTATCGCACCTGATCTGGATGTGGGCATTATAGAGAATGAAAAAGGACTCAACGAAGCAATTAACCAGTACCTGGCATCCATTGATGAGCCGGTATTGATTGCAATGGCAGACCTGCCGCTTCTTGCTCCCTGCCAGGTGATGGATATTACAGAAAAACAGACTGATGTGGTAATTGTACCTGGCAAAGGCGGGGGTACAAACATAATCCGAATCATGCAGCCATCCAGATTCCATGTAAAATATTATGGTTCAAGTTTTCTAAACCACTATGCAATAGCACAAGAGTGTGGAATGTCAGTACATGTATATGATTCATTCAGAGCCAGCACTGATATTGACGAGCCCCAGGACCTTGTGGAGTTACTTGTACATGGGAGTGGACTTGCAAAGGAATATATTAAAGAAAGGTTCAGTATGCGTTCCGGAAAAGGAAGGGTAGCTATCCTGTCTGACACATGCAGGATAGCATCCGAGTGA
- a CDS encoding 4Fe-4S binding protein — MTVNVNRYKCGYCGACVAVCPESSLELIETWIEVDSSCISCGICERVCPVGALEVDK; from the coding sequence GTGACTGTTAACGTTAATAGATACAAATGCGGATATTGTGGTGCATGTGTGGCGGTATGCCCTGAAAGCTCACTGGAACTTATAGAAACATGGATTGAAGTTGATAGCAGCTGCATTTCATGCGGAATATGTGAGAGGGTATGCCCTGTCGGGGCGCTTGAGGTGGATAAATGA
- a CDS encoding cupin domain-containing protein produces the protein MKIIDVESEPIHKNPHGVDARRIYNRDHGQAIHIELNTGQSLNKHITPVDVFFYVLEGTATVEIGDEIQEVEQDHLVESPAKIPHRVMNISNSKVRFLVVKMPRPAEPTKIL, from the coding sequence ATGAAGATCATAGATGTAGAATCAGAACCCATACACAAAAATCCACATGGTGTGGATGCAAGAAGAATATATAACAGAGATCATGGACAGGCAATTCATATAGAACTGAATACAGGACAGAGTCTAAATAAACATATAACACCCGTTGATGTATTCTTTTATGTACTTGAAGGCACTGCGACAGTAGAGATAGGTGACGAAATCCAGGAGGTGGAACAGGATCATCTTGTTGAAAGTCCTGCAAAGATCCCCCACAGGGTCATGAATATCAGTAATAGCAAGGTGAGGTTTCTTGTTGTCAAGATGCCCAGACCAGCAGAACCCACTAAAATCCTATAA